In a single window of the Gadus macrocephalus chromosome 6, ASM3116895v1 genome:
- the LOC132459353 gene encoding acidic amino acid decarboxylase GADL1-like isoform X1 has translation MDRCMTGLKEKTNMPASTEGNGWSHVETVQLNGSKEDLPETDSFVQQAMTLIMDEVVRKAGHVSGKVCEWRSPEDLTKLLDLELGEAGEAPAQTLQHCRDAIHYSVKTNHPHFFNQLYVGLDHYAMVGSFVTDATQPSLYTYEMAPVHCLIEKVVLEKMMEMIGWVEGGDGIFNPGGSMSNMYAMNLARFQRFPEVKEQGLSACPRLVLFTSEECHYSVAKAAAFLGIGTKNVYVVPADQSGKMIPKELEKQIRTAISEGAVPFMVSATAGTTVLGSFDPIEELADVCEEHNLWLHVDACWGGAALLSNKHKHLLKGVQRAHSVAWNPHKMLMAGQQCSAFLVRDKTGLLQRCHSACASYLFQKDKFYDISCDTGDKSIQCGRKADAFRFWLMWKALGTRELERRVDHALEMARYLTEGIKKRDGFRLLMEPEYTNVCFWYIPPSMRKIPDSPEFWQKVEAVAPKIKERMMKTGSMMVGYQSHGINANFFRMIIISPWVSTKDMDFVLDEIHRLGADL, from the exons ATGGACAGATGCATGACTG GTCTAAAAGAGAAGACAAATATGCCAGCAAGCACTGAGGGTAATGGCTGGAGCCACGTGGAGACGGTTCAATTGAATGGTTCAAAAGAAGATCTTCCTGAAACAGACAGCTTTGTCCAGCAAGCCATGACCCTCATCATGGATGAAGTGGTGAGGAAGGCCGGCCATGTCAGTGGAAAG GTGTGTGAGTGGCGTTCCCCGGAGGACCTGACGAAGCTGTTAGACCTGGAGCTGGGTGAGGCGGGCGAGGCGCCGGCCCAGACCCTGCAACACTGTCGGGACGCCATCCACTACAGCGTCAAGACCA accatCCTCATTTCTTTAACCAGCTGTATGTGGGGCTGGACCACTATGCCATGGTGGGATCCTTTGTCACCGACGCAACCCAACCCAGTCT GTACACCTATGAGATGGCACCAGTCCATTGTTTGATAGAGAAGGTTGTGCTGGAAAAGATGATGGAGATGATAGGCTGGGTAGAGGGAGGCGATGGCATCTTCAACCCAG GTGGATCCATGTCCAATATGTACGCCATGAACCTTGCCAGGTTCCAGCGCTTCCCCGAGGTCAAAGAGCAGGGCCTCTCGGCCTGTCCACGCCTCGTTCTGTTTACATCCGAGGAA TGTCATTATTCGGTTGCCAAGGCAGCAGCCTTCCTTGGAATCGGCACGAAGAACGTTTATGTGGTGCCAGCTGACCAAAG CGGGAAAATGATTCCaaaggagctggagaagcagATCCGTACGGCCATAAGTGAG GGAGCGGTACCCTTCATGGTCAGTGCGACAGCTGGAACAACGGTATTGGGATCCTTCGACCCAATAGAGGAGCTAGCAGACGTCTGTGAAGAGCACAACCTGTGGCTGCATGTGGAT GCCTGCTGGGGAGGGGCAGCCCTGCTgtccaacaaacacaaacacctgctGAAGGGCGTCCAAAG GGCTCACTCTGTGGCGTGGAACCCCCACAAGATGCTGATGGCGGGCCAGCAGTGCAGTGCCTTCCTGGTCCGGGATAAAACG GGCCTTCTGCAACGCTGCCACTCTGCCTGCGCCTCCTATCTCTTCCAGAAGGACAAGTTCTACGACATCAGCTGTGACACCGGTGACAAGAGCATCCAGTGCGGCCGCAAAGCAGACGCGTTCCGCTTCTGGCTGATGTGGAAGGCCCTGGGGACCAGAGAGCTGGAGCGCAGGGTGGACCATGCCCTGGAGATGGCCAG ATATCTCACAGAGGGTATCAAAAAGAGGGATGGCTTTCGTCTCTTGATGGAG CCAGAATATACAAATGTTTGCTTTTGGTATATCCCACCAAGTATGAGGAAAATTCCAGATAGCCCTGAGTTCTGGCAAAAGGTTGAAGCT GTGGCGCCAAAGATCAAGGAGCGCATGATGAAGACGGGCAGCATGATGGTGGGCTACCAGTCCCATGGAATCAATGCCAACTTCTTCAGGATGATCATCATCAGCCCCTGGGTCAGCACCAAGGACATGGACTTTGTCCTGGATGAAATTCATCGCCTGGGGGCGGACCTGTAA
- the LOC132459353 gene encoding acidic amino acid decarboxylase GADL1-like isoform X3 codes for MDLWGVPGAVPFMVSATAGTTVLGSFDPIEELADVCEEHNLWLHVDACWGGAALLSNKHKHLLKGVQRAHSVAWNPHKMLMAGQQCSAFLVRDKTGLLQRCHSACASYLFQKDKFYDISCDTGDKSIQCGRKADAFRFWLMWKALGTRELERRVDHALEMARYLTEGIKKRDGFRLLMEPEYTNVCFWYIPPSMRKIPDSPEFWQKVEAVAPKIKERMMKTGSMMVGYQSHGINANFFRMIIISPWVSTKDMDFVLDEIHRLGADL; via the exons ATGGACTTGTGGGGTGTCCCG GGAGCGGTACCCTTCATGGTCAGTGCGACAGCTGGAACAACGGTATTGGGATCCTTCGACCCAATAGAGGAGCTAGCAGACGTCTGTGAAGAGCACAACCTGTGGCTGCATGTGGAT GCCTGCTGGGGAGGGGCAGCCCTGCTgtccaacaaacacaaacacctgctGAAGGGCGTCCAAAG GGCTCACTCTGTGGCGTGGAACCCCCACAAGATGCTGATGGCGGGCCAGCAGTGCAGTGCCTTCCTGGTCCGGGATAAAACG GGCCTTCTGCAACGCTGCCACTCTGCCTGCGCCTCCTATCTCTTCCAGAAGGACAAGTTCTACGACATCAGCTGTGACACCGGTGACAAGAGCATCCAGTGCGGCCGCAAAGCAGACGCGTTCCGCTTCTGGCTGATGTGGAAGGCCCTGGGGACCAGAGAGCTGGAGCGCAGGGTGGACCATGCCCTGGAGATGGCCAG ATATCTCACAGAGGGTATCAAAAAGAGGGATGGCTTTCGTCTCTTGATGGAG CCAGAATATACAAATGTTTGCTTTTGGTATATCCCACCAAGTATGAGGAAAATTCCAGATAGCCCTGAGTTCTGGCAAAAGGTTGAAGCT GTGGCGCCAAAGATCAAGGAGCGCATGATGAAGACGGGCAGCATGATGGTGGGCTACCAGTCCCATGGAATCAATGCCAACTTCTTCAGGATGATCATCATCAGCCCCTGGGTCAGCACCAAGGACATGGACTTTGTCCTGGATGAAATTCATCGCCTGGGGGCGGACCTGTAA
- the LOC132459353 gene encoding acidic amino acid decarboxylase GADL1-like isoform X2 — MPASTEGNGWSHVETVQLNGSKEDLPETDSFVQQAMTLIMDEVVRKAGHVSGKVCEWRSPEDLTKLLDLELGEAGEAPAQTLQHCRDAIHYSVKTNHPHFFNQLYVGLDHYAMVGSFVTDATQPSLYTYEMAPVHCLIEKVVLEKMMEMIGWVEGGDGIFNPGGSMSNMYAMNLARFQRFPEVKEQGLSACPRLVLFTSEECHYSVAKAAAFLGIGTKNVYVVPADQSGKMIPKELEKQIRTAISEGAVPFMVSATAGTTVLGSFDPIEELADVCEEHNLWLHVDACWGGAALLSNKHKHLLKGVQRAHSVAWNPHKMLMAGQQCSAFLVRDKTGLLQRCHSACASYLFQKDKFYDISCDTGDKSIQCGRKADAFRFWLMWKALGTRELERRVDHALEMARYLTEGIKKRDGFRLLMEPEYTNVCFWYIPPSMRKIPDSPEFWQKVEAVAPKIKERMMKTGSMMVGYQSHGINANFFRMIIISPWVSTKDMDFVLDEIHRLGADL; from the exons ATGCCAGCAAGCACTGAGGGTAATGGCTGGAGCCACGTGGAGACGGTTCAATTGAATGGTTCAAAAGAAGATCTTCCTGAAACAGACAGCTTTGTCCAGCAAGCCATGACCCTCATCATGGATGAAGTGGTGAGGAAGGCCGGCCATGTCAGTGGAAAG GTGTGTGAGTGGCGTTCCCCGGAGGACCTGACGAAGCTGTTAGACCTGGAGCTGGGTGAGGCGGGCGAGGCGCCGGCCCAGACCCTGCAACACTGTCGGGACGCCATCCACTACAGCGTCAAGACCA accatCCTCATTTCTTTAACCAGCTGTATGTGGGGCTGGACCACTATGCCATGGTGGGATCCTTTGTCACCGACGCAACCCAACCCAGTCT GTACACCTATGAGATGGCACCAGTCCATTGTTTGATAGAGAAGGTTGTGCTGGAAAAGATGATGGAGATGATAGGCTGGGTAGAGGGAGGCGATGGCATCTTCAACCCAG GTGGATCCATGTCCAATATGTACGCCATGAACCTTGCCAGGTTCCAGCGCTTCCCCGAGGTCAAAGAGCAGGGCCTCTCGGCCTGTCCACGCCTCGTTCTGTTTACATCCGAGGAA TGTCATTATTCGGTTGCCAAGGCAGCAGCCTTCCTTGGAATCGGCACGAAGAACGTTTATGTGGTGCCAGCTGACCAAAG CGGGAAAATGATTCCaaaggagctggagaagcagATCCGTACGGCCATAAGTGAG GGAGCGGTACCCTTCATGGTCAGTGCGACAGCTGGAACAACGGTATTGGGATCCTTCGACCCAATAGAGGAGCTAGCAGACGTCTGTGAAGAGCACAACCTGTGGCTGCATGTGGAT GCCTGCTGGGGAGGGGCAGCCCTGCTgtccaacaaacacaaacacctgctGAAGGGCGTCCAAAG GGCTCACTCTGTGGCGTGGAACCCCCACAAGATGCTGATGGCGGGCCAGCAGTGCAGTGCCTTCCTGGTCCGGGATAAAACG GGCCTTCTGCAACGCTGCCACTCTGCCTGCGCCTCCTATCTCTTCCAGAAGGACAAGTTCTACGACATCAGCTGTGACACCGGTGACAAGAGCATCCAGTGCGGCCGCAAAGCAGACGCGTTCCGCTTCTGGCTGATGTGGAAGGCCCTGGGGACCAGAGAGCTGGAGCGCAGGGTGGACCATGCCCTGGAGATGGCCAG ATATCTCACAGAGGGTATCAAAAAGAGGGATGGCTTTCGTCTCTTGATGGAG CCAGAATATACAAATGTTTGCTTTTGGTATATCCCACCAAGTATGAGGAAAATTCCAGATAGCCCTGAGTTCTGGCAAAAGGTTGAAGCT GTGGCGCCAAAGATCAAGGAGCGCATGATGAAGACGGGCAGCATGATGGTGGGCTACCAGTCCCATGGAATCAATGCCAACTTCTTCAGGATGATCATCATCAGCCCCTGGGTCAGCACCAAGGACATGGACTTTGTCCTGGATGAAATTCATCGCCTGGGGGCGGACCTGTAA